One part of the Ziziphus jujuba cultivar Dongzao chromosome 2, ASM3175591v1 genome encodes these proteins:
- the LOC107418242 gene encoding 28 kDa ribonucleoprotein, chloroplastic has translation MTSATTPIMRTLSMGDSCLSSLPSFFITKTSNPFLSVSSKPIKLHFSCSHSSALFSPLHFLRKRTHSSSIVSFVAQTSDWAQQEEDSTATLEQEERTTWENQELGETGGSISDWDTEEGEDAAVGAGESEGESGDGGIFNDGGGEEEEVYEPPEDAKIFVGNLPYDVDSEKLAMLFEKAGIVEIAEVIYNRETDRSRGFGFVTMSTVEESDKAVEMFNRYELDGRLLTVNKAAPRGTRAERPPRVFEPGFRIYVGNLPWDVDNAQLEQVFSEHGKVVEARVVFDRETGRSRGFGFVTMSSETEMNDAIAALNGESLDGRAIRVNVAEERPRRF, from the exons ATGACTTCTGCAACAACACCTATTATGAGGACCTTGTCCATGGGGGACTCATGCTTATCCTCTCTCCCATCCTTCTTTATTACCAAAACTAGTAACCCATTTCTTTCAGTGTCTTCCAAACCCATCAAGCTCCATTTCTCATGCTCTCACTCTTCTGCACTCTTTTCACCCCTTCACTTTCTGAGAAAGAGAACCCATTCTTCTTCTATTGTCTCCTTTGTAGCCCAGACGTCAGACTGGGCTCAACAAGAAGAAGACAGCACAGCTACCCTTGAACAAGAAGAGCGAACCACATGGGAAAATCAAGAACTGGGTGAGACTGGAGGAAGTATTTCGGATTGGGATACCGAAGAAGGCGAAGACGCAGCCGTCGGGGCCGGTGAGAGTGAAGGAGAGAGTGGTGACGGTGGGATTTTTAACGACGGAGGAGGTGAGGAGGAAGAGGTTTATGAACCGCCAGAGGATGCTAAGATTTTTGTTGGGAATTTGCCTTATGATGTTGATAGTGAAAAATTGGCTATGTTATTCGAGAAAGCCGGAATTGTGGAGATTGCTGAG GTTATTTACAATAGGGAAACTGATCGTAGTCGAGGATTTGGTTTCGTGACTATGAGTACTGTTGAAGAATCTGATAAGGCTGTGGAGATGTTCAACCGttat GAGTTAGATGGAAGGCTGTTGACTGTTAATAAGGCTGCTCCGAGAGGGACACGTGCAGAACGACCACCTCGTGTCTTTGAACCTGGTTTCAGAATCTATGTTGGCAACCTGCCATGGGATGTTGATAATGCCCAGCTGGAGCAGGTTTTCAGTGAACATGGTAAAGTAGTAGAGGCTCGGGTTGTTTTTGACAGGGAGACTGGCCGTTCACGTGGTTTTGGCTTCGTCACAATGTCCAGTGAAACTGAAATGAATGATGCCATTGCTGCTCTTAATGGGGAG AGTCTCGATGGGAGGGCAATCAGAGTAAATGTTGCAGAGGAAAGACCAAGGCGCTTTTAA
- the LOC107418209 gene encoding probable galactinol--sucrose galactosyltransferase 2 yields the protein MIPCFGESGSEVPAETQMLLLEISEPTTTAGERFYLLLLPILDGQFRASLQGANENRLEFSVGSGDPNVLTSQVFESFFISSGDNPFKRIKNSIKILEKQKGTFSHIENKKVSKTRTFFYSYFSLDNKSLYNHSDKVIYYLFIYFYLKIPEHVMFGWSTWDAFYTGVSPQRIEEGLKSYIYIKLETCQP from the exons ATGATTCCATGTTTTGGAGAATCTGGTTCTGAAGTTCCAGCTGAAACTCAAATGCTTCTTTTGGAAATTTCTGAGCCCACTACTACTGCTGGAGAAAGATTCTACCTTCTATTGTTGCCTATATTGGATGGACAATTCAGGGCTAGTTTGCAAGGGGCAAATGAAAACAGGCTCGAGTTCTCTGTCGGAAGTG GTGATCCAAATGTCCTTACTTCCCAAGTATTTGaatcatttttcataagttCAGGAGACAATCCATTCAAACGCATCAAGAATTCTATCAA GATATTAGAGAAGCAAAAAGGTACATTTAGTCACATAGAGAACAAAAAGGTAAGTAAAACCAGGACATTTTTTTACAGTTACTTTTCACTTGACAATAAGTCATTATATAACCATAGTGATAAAgttatctattatttatttatttatttttatttaaagataCCAGAACATGTAATGTTTGGATGGAGCACTTGGGATGCATTTTATACCGGAGTCAGTCCACAACGAATTGAAGAAGGTCTTAAGAGTTACATATACATAAAACTGGAAACTTGTCAACCATAA
- the LOC107418208 gene encoding probable galactinol--sucrose galactosyltransferase 2: protein MTISTTPSVGNGSLMIRGKAVLTGVPDNVIVTPAGSEAAFIGASSENSSSCHVFSLRILQGYRFTCLFRFKLWWMIPCFGELGGQVPAETQMLLLEVRDKSSVHEEITSNTEPNGGGETFYVLLLPILDGQFRASLQGTVTNELELNVESGDPNVETSLVMETVFMNSGGNPYNVLKDSIKMLANIKGTFNHIENKKVPEHVDWFGWSTWDAFYTRVTPEGIEEGLKSYADGGFAPKFLIIDDGWQNTIEELYEDDEEIPVKHTFVGRLVSLDENRKFKNFYSLQTICTNLQQFIKILKEKYAVRMIYTWHALVGYWGGVLPRSKVMRKYNPRLEFPMPSRSNVSHVICDTLVNVGKYGVGLIDPSKILSFYDDLHSYLASCGVDGVKVDVQNIVEMLGSGYGGRVEFSRQYQQALEESVDKNFKANNLISCMSLNTEYIYSSKVGAVARVSEDFMPNEPTFQTLHVAAVAFNSLLLGEIVVPDWDQFYSDHYTAYFHGAARALGGCSIYVSDRPGKHDFEVIKKLVLPDGSILRARKAGRPTRDCLFSDPVIDGKSLLKIWNVNNLTGIIGIFNCQRAGKWPPTPGAQYESPQGSADVLLSSRVSPSDVDSLEEIADEHWNGDCALYSFGSGSLSKMPRKGSFEVSLGTLKCEIYTVSPIRVFGDNIQFAPLGLVDMFNSGGAIKSLDCKKDSSGLMMAKIQVRGCGRFGAYSHRKPRSCAVDKKEKQFIYDAKEGLLTFKLDGDCNYKEIQIVY, encoded by the exons ATGACAATTTCTACAACTCCAAGCGTCGGAAATGGCAGCTTGATGATCCGTGGCAAGGCTGTTCTTACTGGCGTTCCGGATAATGTCATTGTTACCCCTGCAGGCTCTGAAGCGGCTTTCATTGGAGCAAGTTCAGAAAATTCAAGCTCTTGTCATGTTTTCTCTCTTCGAATTCTTCA GGGATACAGGTTTACTTGCCTCTTCAGATTCAAACTATGGTGGATGATACCATGTTTTGGAGAATTAGGGGGTCAAGTTCCAGCAGAAACTCAAATGCTTCTGTTGGAAGTAAGAGACAAGTCCAGTGTCCATGAAGAAATCACTAGTAATACTGAGCCAAATGGTGGTGGAGAAACTTTTTACGTTCTTCTACTGCCCATTTTGGATGGACAGTTCAGGGCCTCTTTGCAAGGAACAGTTACAAATGAGCTCGAGCTCAATGTTGAAAGTG GTGATCCAAATGTGGAAACTTCCCTGGTGATGGAAACAGTTTTCATGAATTCAGGAGGCAACCCATATAACGTCCTCAAGGATTCTATCAA GATGTTAGCAAATATAAAAGGTACATTCAATCACATAGAGAACAAAAAG GTCCCAGAACACGTTGATTGGTTTGGATGGAGCACCTGGGATGCATTTTATACCCGAGTCACACCAGAAGGAATTGAAGAGGGTCTTAAAAG TTATGCAGATGGAGGATTTGCTCCAAAATTTCTGATCATCGATGATGGATGGCAAAATACAATAGAAGAACTGtatgaagatgatgaagaaattCCTGTTAAACACAC GTTTGTTGGAAGATTAGTGAGTCTGGATGAGAACAGAAAGTTTAAGAACTTTTACTCATTACAAACTATCTGCACCAATCTGCAACAGTTCATCAAAatcctaaaagaaaaatatgcagTAAG AATGATATATACATGGCACGCTTTAGTTGGTTATTGGGGAGGAGTACTTCCCAGATCCAAAGTGATGAGAAAATACAACCCCAGACTCGAGTTTCCAATGCCTTCCCGTAGTAATGTTTCCCATGTTATCTGTGACACCCTTGTGAATGTGGGGAAATATGGAGTTGGCTTGATCGACCCTTCGAAGATTCTTAGTTTCTATGACGATTTGCATAGCTACCTTGCTAGCTGTGGAGTAGATGGAGTGAAAGTGGATGTTCAGAATATTGTGGAAATGTTGGGTTCTGGTTATGGGGGCAGAGTTGAATTCAGTAGACAATACCAGCAAGCACTTGAGGAATCTGTCGATAAGAACTTCAAAGCCAATAACCTCATTTCCTGCATGAGTCTAAACACAGAGTATATCTACAG CTCAAAGGTGGGTGCAGTTGCTAGAGTATCAGAGGATTTCATGCCAAATGAGCCAACATTTCAAACTCTTCATGTTGCTGCAGTTGCTTTCAACAGTCTCCTTCTGGGGGAGATTGTTGTGCCAGATTGGGACCAGTTTTAT AGTGATCATTACACAGCTTATTTCCATGGTGCAGCAAGGGCATTGGGAGGATGCTCAATATATGTGAG TGACAGGCCAGGAAAACATGATTTCGAAGTCATCAAAAAGTTGGTACTGCCTGATGGCTCTATTCTAAGAGCTAGAAAAGCCGGTCGACCTACTAGGGATTGTTTATTCTCAGACCCTGTCATAGATGGGAAGAG TCTATTGAAGATTTGGAATGTGAACAACTTAACTGGAATCATTGGCATTTTCAATTGCCAAAGAGCAGGGAAATGGCCACCAACACCAGGTGCTCAATATGAATCACCTCAAGGATCTGCAGATGTTCTTCTGTCTAGCCGTGTCAGTCCTTCAGATGTTGATTCACTTGAAGAGATTGCTGATGAACATTGGAATGGAGATTGTGCACTTTATTCTTTTGGTTCAG GATCTCTATCAAAGATGCCAAGGAAAGGAAGTTTTGAAGTGTCCTTGGGAACCCTAAAATGTGAAATCTACACAGTCTCTCCTATCAGG GTTTTTGGTGACAATATTCAATTTGCTCCACTTGGGTTGGTGGACATGTTCAACTCAGGAGGAGCAATAAAATCTCTAGACTGCAAAAAAGATTCATCTGGTTTGATGATGGCAAAGATTCAAGTTCGAGGATGTGGTCGTTTTGGAGCGTATTCCCACAGAAAACCAAGGTCCTGTGCAGTGGATAAAAAAGAGAAGCAATTCATCTACGATGCAAAAGAGGGTTTATTGACTTTTAAACTTGATGGAGATTGCAATTATAAAGAAATCCAAATTGTCTACTGA
- the LOC107418240 gene encoding protein-L-isoaspartate O-methyltransferase 1 isoform X3, whose product MVEHLQHYGVISSKKVAEVMEAVDRALFVPDGSPPYLDSPMSIGYNATISAPHMHATCLQLLEENLQPGMRALDIGSGTGYLTACFALMVGPQGHAVGVEHIPELVSSSIQNIEKSAAASLLKEGSLQVHVGDGRLGWPELAPYDAIHVGAAAPEIPQPLIDQLKPGGRMVIPVGNIFQDLKVVDKNLDGSVSVRSETSVRYVPLTTRDAQLRNY is encoded by the exons ATGGTGGAGCATTTGCAGCATTATGGAGTGATTTCATCCAAAAAGGTAGCTGAAGTGATGGAAGCTGTTGATAGGGCATTATTTGTACCTGATGGGAGCCCTCCCTATCTTGACAGCCCCATGTCTATAGGTTATAATGCCACTATTTCTGCACCTCATATGCATGCAACGTGCCTTCAATTGTTGGAGGAGAATTTGCAGCCTGGAATGCGTGCTTTAGATATTGGTTCAG GGACGGGATATTTAACTGCATGTTTTGCATTGATGGTTGGACCACAAGGGCATGCAGTTGGTGTGGAACACATTCCTGAGTTGGTTTCTTCATCAATCCAGAATATTGAAAAAAGTGCGGCAGCATCATTATTGAAAGAGGGTTCTCTCCAAGTTCATGTTGGTG ATGGCAGGCTAGGTTGGCCAGAATTAGCACCTTATGATGCTATTCATGTTGGGGCAGCAGCTCCAGAAATCCCACAACCCCTTATCGATCAGCTGAAGCCTGGAGGCAGAATGGTGATTCCAGTGGGTAACATATTTCAAGATTTGAAGGTGGTGGACAAGAACTTGGATGGCTCTGTTAGCGTTAGGAGTGAAACTTCTGTTCGATATGTTCCTCTCACTACTCGGGACGCCCAGTTGCGAAACTACTGA
- the LOC112488859 gene encoding LOW QUALITY PROTEIN: probable galactinol--sucrose galactosyltransferase 2 (The sequence of the model RefSeq protein was modified relative to this genomic sequence to represent the inferred CDS: inserted 2 bases in 1 codon) → MFHQKHKREIRIKIEYTHGTLQLVTGEEYFLHPKFGNPSHFCDAMEKYGVGLVDPKMIGHFYDDLHSYLASCGVDGVWVDVQNVLETLGXLTEKYQKALDESVMKNFKASNIISCMCLNTEFIYSSMMSGVARISEDYLPNEPTFQALHVATVAFNSLLLGEIVVPDRDVFFTDHYTADFHGAARALGGCAVYVSDKLGKHNFNVLKKLVLPDGSILRARHAGRPTRDCLVTDPVADAKGLLNIWNMNKLTGVVGIFNCQRAGKWPPTPGAQYLQPDPGSPPFIIPGCISPLDVDLLEEVVDESCNDIVQFIDSIQVSVICLVNMVFLLTEKSISSSQGQKSSSGGAIKSLHCRNDKVMVQVRGCGRFGAYSNKKPRSCAVDRKEEVFIYNGENGLLTCTLLGDYNFRNIEIFY, encoded by the exons ATGTTTcatcaaaaacataaaagagaaaTACGGATTAAG ATTGAATATACGCATGGCACACTTCAGTTGGTTACTGGGGAGGAGTACTTCCTACATCCGAAGTTTGGTAATCCCTCCCATTTCTGCGATGCCATGGAGAAATATGGAGTTGGGTTAGTTGACCCCAAAATGATTGGTCATTTCTATGATGATCTGCACAGCTACCTTGCAAGTTGCGGTGTGGATGGAGTTTGGGTGGATGTTCAAAATGTATTGGAAACCTTGGG ATTGACCGAGAAATACCAGAAAGCCCTTGACGAATCTGTCATGAAGAACTTCAAAGCCAGTAACATAATTTCCTGCATGTGTCTAAACACAGAGTTCATCTACAG CTCAATGATGAGTGGAGTTGCTAGAATATCAGAGGATTACTTGCCCAATGAACCAACATTTCAAGCTCTACATGTTGCTACAGTTGCATTTAACAGCCTCCTTTTGGGGGAAATTGTTGTTCCAGATAGGGATGTGTTCTTT ACTGATCATTACACAGCTGATTTCCATGGTGCAGCAAGGGCATTGGGTGGATGTGCAGTTTATGTGAG TGACAAGTTGGGAAAACATAATTTCAATGTCTTAAAAAAGTTGGTACTACCAGATGGCTCTATCTTAAGGGCTAGACATGCCGGTCGACCTACACGAGACTGTTTAGTCACTGATCCAGTTGCAGATGCGAAGGG tttattgaatatttggaaCATGAACAAGTTAACAGGAGTTGTTGGTATTTTCAATTGCCAAAGAGCAGGAAAATGGCCACCAACACCTGGTGCTCAATATTTACAACCTGATCCAGGATCTCCACCATTTATCATACCGGGTTGTATTAGCCCTCTCGATGTTGACTTGCTTGAGGAGGTTGTAGACGAAAGTTGTAATGATATTGTGCAATTTATTGATTCAATTCAGGTCTCAGTAATTTGCCTTGTCAATATGGTGTTTCTGCTGACAGAGAAGAGTATTTCTTCTTCTCAAGGCCAAAaatcaag TTCTGGTGGAGCAATCAAGTCTCTACACTGTAGAAATGACAAGGTAATGGTCCAAGTTCGAGGATGTGGACGTTTTGGAGCTTATTCCAATAAAAAACCAAGATCTTGTGCAGTGGACAGGAAGGAGGAGGTCTTCATCTACAATGGAGAAAATGGGCTGTTGACATGTACGCTTTTAGGAGATTACAATTTCAGAAATATTGAGATTTTCTACTGA